From Lysinibacillus sp. SGAir0095, the proteins below share one genomic window:
- a CDS encoding GtrA family protein codes for MTKLFDLLDAKFWKFILVGMINTIVGTAIMFGFYNFLHFSYWTSSAANYILTSILSYFLNKYFTFQHKGSSWKSALRFTINIAICYLLAYGIAKPLTLLVLADMSQRVQENVAMFVGMVLFTLLNYLGQRFFAFK; via the coding sequence ATGACCAAGCTATTTGATTTGCTTGATGCGAAGTTTTGGAAATTTATTTTGGTAGGGATGATCAATACAATTGTGGGAACAGCCATCATGTTTGGCTTTTATAATTTCCTGCACTTTTCGTATTGGACATCTTCTGCCGCTAATTATATTTTAACAAGCATATTAAGTTATTTTTTGAATAAATATTTTACATTCCAGCATAAGGGAAGCAGCTGGAAGTCAGCATTGCGCTTTACAATCAATATTGCCATTTGTTATTTATTGGCCTATGGAATTGCTAAGCCATTGACCCTTCTTGTATTAGCTGATATGAGTCAACGTGTACAGGAAAATGTAGCGATGTTTGTGGGAATGGTCTTGTTTACATTGTTAAACTATTTAGGTCAGCGATTCTTTGCTTTTAAATAA
- a CDS encoding S-layer homology domain-containing protein: protein MKVSFMGAISVIVLLSITIAFISFGPKKAEAQTPFKDIKGSNHYHAIVALYDAKVITGRTATEYKPNLTVTRGETAQFIVNALGINNNTSKNPGYSDVPTTNPYYNAIAILTEKGVVSGYGNGKYGPNDSLTRSQVATMLTKAFELNVSTVSKTQFTDINNLKDPIILSYVQTLVDYGITVGTTKTTFSPSMKLTRGHLATFLYRAIENNSLEVISVE from the coding sequence GTGAAAGTATCATTCATGGGAGCAATTTCAGTGATTGTTTTGTTATCCATAACAATAGCTTTTATTAGTTTTGGGCCTAAGAAAGCGGAAGCTCAAACCCCGTTTAAAGATATAAAAGGGAGCAATCATTATCATGCGATAGTGGCATTATATGACGCAAAAGTTATCACTGGAAGAACCGCAACTGAATATAAACCAAATTTAACAGTAACACGTGGCGAGACTGCACAATTTATTGTAAATGCGCTAGGTATTAATAATAATACCTCAAAGAATCCTGGTTATAGTGATGTGCCCACAACAAACCCTTACTATAATGCGATTGCAATCTTAACTGAAAAGGGCGTAGTGAGTGGGTATGGCAACGGGAAGTATGGTCCAAATGATTCTTTAACTAGATCACAAGTGGCGACTATGCTTACAAAAGCATTTGAATTAAATGTGTCCACCGTTTCAAAAACCCAGTTTACAGATATAAATAATTTAAAAGATCCAATAATTTTAAGCTATGTACAAACACTAGTGGACTATGGAATAACGGTAGGAACTACGAAAACGACATTTAGTCCATCGATGAAGCTAACACGAGGACATTTGGCGACATTTTTATATCGTGCCATCGAGAACAACAGTCTAGAAGTTATAAGTGTAGAGTAA
- a CDS encoding S-layer homology domain-containing protein: protein MLKRTVSIILCLLILQFSGVLEVQAGNSLVSPFKDVNTNHWAFKEIQNVTSKNFMAKSSSNTFSPNGTISRADAVTTIARSLNLDKVTDYKPKFVDVDTKAPYYNALSQLVERSIVKDGKNFYPNNKITRAEFVVMLANAYEVEIDDVNKKSFKDLPKNYWAKNDIEALADLGIIGGVDGVNFAPERKVSRAQLAIFISRALEFKTKVNNNQIIYDYLSKDYLDTKQYSDKWVKEVIGLVNEERAKAKLPALVEDKQLCQIAVVKAQDFIKRDYFSHSSVFYGQPWDLAAVFDYQFTSLGENIAKNFYTPKSVVTAWMNSDSHKENIMRSQYTNIGVGIRKSTDGSMYWVQMFASK from the coding sequence ATGTTAAAAAGAACTGTTAGTATCATCCTGTGTCTTTTGATACTTCAATTTTCAGGGGTTTTGGAAGTACAAGCCGGAAATTCTCTTGTATCTCCATTTAAAGATGTGAATACGAATCATTGGGCATTTAAGGAAATTCAAAATGTAACTTCAAAGAATTTTATGGCAAAAAGTTCAAGCAATACTTTTTCGCCAAATGGAACTATAAGCCGTGCAGACGCTGTAACGACAATTGCTCGATCGTTGAATTTAGATAAAGTAACGGATTATAAACCAAAATTTGTAGACGTGGACACAAAGGCACCGTATTATAATGCACTATCACAATTGGTGGAGCGCAGTATAGTGAAGGACGGTAAAAACTTTTATCCTAATAACAAAATCACTCGTGCTGAATTTGTTGTAATGTTAGCTAATGCCTATGAAGTGGAAATTGATGATGTGAATAAAAAATCCTTCAAAGATCTTCCGAAAAATTATTGGGCTAAAAATGATATTGAAGCTCTTGCAGATTTGGGTATCATCGGCGGAGTGGATGGAGTGAATTTTGCACCTGAAAGAAAGGTTTCTCGTGCACAGCTAGCTATTTTTATCAGTAGAGCTTTAGAATTTAAAACAAAAGTAAATAACAATCAAATTATTTATGATTATCTGTCGAAGGATTATTTAGATACGAAGCAATACTCGGACAAATGGGTGAAAGAAGTGATTGGGCTAGTAAATGAGGAGCGAGCGAAGGCAAAACTTCCGGCACTTGTTGAGGACAAGCAGTTATGTCAAATTGCTGTCGTAAAAGCGCAGGATTTCATCAAACGTGATTATTTTAGTCATTCATCGGTATTTTATGGACAACCATGGGATTTAGCCGCGGTATTTGATTATCAATTTACAAGCTTGGGAGAAAATATTGCAAAAAATTTCTACACGCCGAAAAGTGTAGTGACGGCATGGATGAACTCAGACTCACATAAAGAAAACATAATGCGCTCTCAGTATACAAATATCGGGGTAGGTATAAGAAAATCTACTGATGGATCAATGTATTGGGTGCAAATGTTCGCAAGCAAGTAA
- a CDS encoding N-acetylmuramoyl-L-alanine amidase, with amino-acid sequence MSAKKIVSILVALCLLVPVVGARNTSAAAIFADVPSSHALYEEINYIKSLNIAGGYNEGGKLLYKPDLLTTRSQVTIMLVNARGIAKVKKAKSSYSDVPSGSGLSEFVEGVTAKGLLVEKSTDGKFYPSLAVTFKEASLLIAKAYNLEFEKYSTYPVPFSGIKASDPYYKYISALYYSGILEGDIGEVKPNQYISRGLFSLLLARANSPTFRLELPIQGVAGPEDDDVIGKVEVTVDNLNVRSTPSTSSTSNRVGQVDKGTQFNVYEDSNGWLKVAYKGVYAYISKEYAKYISGETTTPETPTPEEPTPPTPGEDVKADTIGRVTVNNLNVRSGPGASYSSIGKLNTGDEVVVQSISNYWAKISYGNKVGYTHKSYLKLINQTSGALKNRIIVLDPGHGGKDPGAISESATEKAIVLKVGTLVKQKLEAAGAKVVMTRTGDTYPTLQDRVKITNDNYGEIFVSIHVNSAASSSAKGTETYYSVSSGDMYKEDINLATKINNQIVTNANMQNRGVKEQSYYVIHNMIIPSVLVELGFISNSDDKSKLVNDKYVSIFADSIYKGIVQYYSN; translated from the coding sequence ATGTCCGCTAAAAAAATAGTATCTATATTAGTAGCCTTATGTCTTCTTGTACCGGTTGTTGGAGCTCGTAATACAAGTGCAGCTGCTATTTTCGCAGATGTCCCTTCATCCCACGCTTTATATGAAGAAATAAACTATATTAAAAGTTTAAATATAGCGGGTGGATATAATGAAGGTGGAAAATTACTTTATAAACCTGATCTTCTAACTACTAGATCTCAAGTGACAATTATGCTGGTCAATGCAAGAGGTATAGCAAAAGTCAAAAAAGCAAAATCAAGTTATTCAGATGTCCCATCAGGCTCAGGATTATCAGAATTTGTTGAAGGAGTCACTGCCAAAGGGTTATTAGTGGAAAAGTCAACAGATGGAAAATTCTATCCTAGTTTGGCTGTTACGTTTAAAGAAGCAAGTTTATTAATTGCAAAAGCATATAATTTAGAGTTTGAAAAATATAGTACATATCCTGTACCTTTCAGTGGGATTAAAGCTTCAGATCCTTATTATAAGTACATCAGTGCGTTATATTACTCTGGAATTCTAGAGGGCGATATTGGTGAAGTAAAACCAAATCAATATATTTCACGTGGATTATTTAGCTTGTTATTAGCTCGTGCCAATAGTCCAACATTCAGACTGGAATTACCTATTCAAGGTGTTGCCGGACCTGAAGATGACGATGTAATTGGTAAAGTTGAAGTAACGGTTGATAATCTAAATGTGAGAAGCACTCCAAGTACTTCATCAACTTCTAACCGTGTAGGACAAGTTGATAAAGGAACTCAGTTTAATGTTTATGAGGATAGTAATGGTTGGTTGAAAGTTGCCTATAAAGGTGTATATGCTTATATTTCAAAAGAGTATGCCAAATATATCTCTGGGGAAACAACTACACCAGAAACGCCTACACCAGAAGAGCCAACACCGCCAACTCCTGGTGAAGATGTGAAGGCTGATACAATCGGTCGTGTAACAGTAAATAATTTAAATGTACGATCTGGCCCTGGTGCATCTTATTCATCGATCGGTAAGTTAAATACAGGGGATGAAGTAGTCGTTCAAAGCATTTCGAATTACTGGGCAAAAATTAGTTATGGTAACAAGGTCGGTTATACACATAAATCCTATTTGAAGCTGATTAATCAGACAAGTGGAGCATTGAAGAACCGAATTATCGTCCTAGATCCAGGTCATGGTGGCAAGGATCCAGGTGCAATTTCTGAATCAGCTACGGAGAAAGCTATCGTATTAAAAGTAGGCACTCTAGTTAAACAAAAATTAGAGGCAGCTGGTGCGAAAGTTGTGATGACCCGTACAGGAGATACGTATCCGACATTACAGGACCGTGTTAAAATAACGAATGATAACTATGGTGAAATCTTTGTAAGTATCCATGTTAACTCAGCAGCTTCGTCTTCTGCTAAAGGTACAGAAACTTATTATAGTGTATCTTCAGGAGACATGTATAAAGAGGATATTAATCTTGCAACAAAGATTAATAACCAAATTGTTACGAATGCCAACATGCAAAACCGTGGAGTTAAGGAACAATCATACTATGTAATTCATAATATGATTATTCCTTCAGTTTTGGTAGAGCTTGGATTTATCTCAAATAGTGATGATAAATCAAAATTAGTTAATGATAAATACGTTAGTATCTTTGCAGACTCTATCTATAAAGGGATTGTACAATACTATAGTAATTAA
- a CDS encoding S-layer homology domain-containing protein has translation MKKIMLTLVACMLALMPFTSASAAEKPLSSGVKLTQSVHKGTYTNNINNIQIDLTDSFTKVGIGLPSSFASRSTTTNMANRDSVEGNRVVGAINGSFFHMESGLNGFPIYLISKNNEIYYGGIISEGNDSYVNQPIAFGITSNGRAEIDSYNVNISLAHKGNTYSVSGVNRQREDNESILFTPQNHESITNSNPYGVQYVVQTDSPVNSTYFGQSLVGKVVSIQPYGSTTPVTIPKNGFVISAKGSKADELQSVLVGDEISVSIDINEKWKNSQFMLATGPMLVKDGQRYITMSTSSSKATERTARSAVAISADKSKVSFITVDKTASSKGMNLVEFANYIVSLGYDRAINLDGGGSTTMAYRNHGSNNVILANSPVYGSQRAISTILEAISTAPTSEAKTANITRTKVGTLLAGTGSQVTVNYLLDAYYNPVAIDSSKLALVSEGKTLRIEGMKFISTKAANDRIIITYNGKSVGSFSVSVVDAPTTMTVSGSKEVAKGKKAAYSVNAKDANGNGLIYDTSMVKWSVEGNIGSIDSNGEFTAKSEGSGSIVATLGTKTVSYPITVPAGSIFTDIAPSHPYYSQLKYLVENGYISGYEDGSFGPNNEITRAQSAIIISNVLKLNTTNVVNPNFTDVPTKHEYYKQIAAVVNAGIMSGKDGGKIFDPNGKLTRAQMAVIIANAFDLTGTSTKQFSDVPNGHWAYSFVQALAKSNVTTGYPDGTFKPNTNINRAHFGLFVYNGIHLKK, from the coding sequence ATGAAAAAAATAATGCTTACATTAGTGGCCTGTATGCTGGCACTAATGCCTTTCACGTCAGCAAGTGCAGCCGAAAAACCTTTGTCTTCTGGTGTTAAACTTACTCAATCTGTACATAAGGGAACCTATACGAATAATATCAATAACATACAAATAGACTTAACCGATTCATTTACGAAGGTGGGTATTGGTTTACCTAGCAGTTTTGCTAGTAGATCGACAACCACAAATATGGCCAACCGTGATTCTGTTGAAGGAAATCGAGTAGTAGGAGCAATCAACGGATCATTCTTTCATATGGAATCAGGACTTAATGGCTTTCCCATTTATTTAATCTCTAAAAATAATGAAATCTACTATGGGGGAATCATTTCGGAAGGCAATGATAGCTATGTGAATCAACCGATTGCCTTTGGAATAACATCTAATGGCCGTGCAGAAATTGATTCGTATAATGTAAATATCTCCTTAGCTCACAAAGGAAATACATATTCAGTTAGTGGAGTAAACCGACAACGAGAAGACAATGAATCAATTTTATTTACACCTCAAAATCATGAATCGATAACGAACTCTAATCCTTATGGAGTTCAATATGTAGTTCAAACAGATAGTCCTGTAAATTCAACGTATTTTGGGCAATCATTAGTGGGGAAAGTAGTGAGTATTCAACCATATGGCTCAACAACACCTGTTACGATTCCTAAGAACGGATTTGTCATTTCAGCAAAGGGTAGCAAAGCTGATGAATTACAAAGTGTTTTAGTCGGTGATGAGATTTCTGTTTCCATCGATATAAATGAAAAATGGAAAAATTCTCAGTTTATGTTAGCAACAGGGCCTATGTTAGTAAAAGACGGTCAACGGTATATTACGATGAGTACTTCCAGTTCAAAAGCAACTGAAAGAACTGCTCGTAGTGCTGTGGCCATCAGTGCTGATAAGTCCAAGGTAAGTTTTATAACAGTAGATAAAACGGCAAGCTCTAAAGGAATGAACCTAGTTGAATTTGCAAACTATATTGTCAGTTTGGGATATGACCGCGCCATTAATTTAGATGGTGGTGGTTCAACTACCATGGCATACCGTAATCATGGCAGCAATAATGTTATCTTGGCTAATTCACCAGTTTATGGTTCCCAACGAGCAATTTCTACAATTTTAGAGGCAATCAGTACTGCACCAACATCTGAAGCGAAAACGGCTAATATCACTCGAACAAAAGTGGGAACATTATTAGCTGGAACAGGCTCTCAGGTGACAGTTAACTATTTATTGGATGCATACTATAATCCTGTAGCAATTGATTCTAGTAAACTGGCATTAGTGTCAGAAGGTAAAACACTAAGAATCGAAGGTATGAAATTTATTTCAACTAAAGCAGCAAATGATCGAATTATTATCACATATAATGGCAAATCAGTAGGTTCATTCTCGGTGTCAGTCGTTGATGCACCAACTACAATGACGGTAAGTGGAAGTAAAGAAGTCGCAAAAGGAAAAAAGGCTGCTTATAGTGTAAACGCGAAAGATGCAAATGGTAATGGTTTAATTTATGACACTTCAATGGTGAAATGGTCAGTTGAAGGTAATATAGGGTCGATCGATAGTAATGGGGAATTTACAGCAAAAAGTGAAGGTTCGGGAAGTATTGTGGCAACACTTGGAACAAAGACGGTTTCATATCCAATCACAGTTCCAGCAGGCAGTATTTTTACAGATATAGCACCGTCTCACCCATATTACAGCCAACTGAAATATTTAGTTGAAAATGGTTATATTTCAGGCTATGAAGATGGATCATTTGGGCCGAATAATGAAATTACTCGTGCTCAAAGTGCAATTATCATTAGTAATGTTTTAAAATTAAATACAACCAACGTTGTAAATCCTAACTTTACAGATGTCCCAACTAAACATGAGTACTATAAACAAATTGCAGCTGTTGTGAATGCTGGAATCATGTCAGGCAAAGATGGTGGTAAAATTTTTGATCCCAACGGTAAGCTAACACGTGCTCAAATGGCAGTTATTATCGCCAATGCCTTTGATTTAACTGGTACTTCAACAAAGCAATTCTCAGATGTACCAAATGGACATTGGGCGTATAGCTTTGTACAAGCACTAGCAAAAAGTAATGTAACTACTGGTTACCCAGATGGAACATTTAAACCGAACACAAATATTAATCGTGCTCATTTTGGATTGTTTGTGTACAATGGCATTCACCTGAAAAAATAA
- a CDS encoding C40 family peptidase, with protein sequence MKKKWLLPIFASFMVLSAFPADNVDAASPSDVISTAKQYINTPYRSGGTTASGFDCSGFTSKVFSELGISLNRTSGGQYNQGTAVSKANLQVGDLVFFNTSGRGVSHVAIYIGNGQMIGAESSDGVTISSINDPYYWGKRYVGAKRVANFEEEKVVAAVEKTAEVKKAEIDFNLYASRAEVAVAIAKALGLDTSSTETGFSDVKSTHPNAGAIAAVKKAGIFSGDANGKFNPSSPITRSQIALVLVNAFDLEKGNISKSFSDVKVGTKTGDSIIVMASNGITTGKANGTFGVNDYVTKTHLNVFINHASKFVK encoded by the coding sequence ATGAAGAAAAAGTGGTTACTACCTATATTTGCATCTTTTATGGTGTTATCGGCGTTTCCTGCTGATAATGTCGATGCAGCGTCACCATCAGACGTGATTTCGACAGCAAAACAATATATCAACACACCTTATAGAAGTGGTGGTACTACTGCTAGTGGATTTGATTGCTCAGGCTTTACTTCCAAAGTATTTTCGGAATTAGGTATTTCGTTAAATCGTACTTCTGGTGGACAGTATAATCAAGGTACAGCAGTTTCTAAAGCTAATCTTCAAGTTGGCGATCTAGTATTCTTTAATACTAGCGGTCGCGGTGTATCACATGTTGCCATCTATATTGGAAATGGCCAAATGATCGGTGCAGAGTCTAGTGACGGTGTTACAATTTCAAGCATCAACGACCCATATTACTGGGGGAAACGTTATGTTGGTGCGAAACGAGTTGCAAACTTTGAAGAAGAGAAAGTAGTTGCTGCTGTTGAAAAAACTGCAGAAGTAAAAAAAGCTGAAATTGATTTCAATCTTTATGCGTCTCGTGCAGAAGTAGCTGTAGCCATTGCAAAAGCGTTAGGTTTAGATACTTCAAGCACTGAAACTGGATTCAGCGATGTTAAGTCAACACATCCAAATGCGGGAGCAATTGCAGCGGTTAAAAAAGCTGGAATTTTCTCTGGTGATGCAAATGGGAAATTTAATCCTTCTTCACCAATTACTCGTTCTCAAATTGCTTTAGTATTAGTAAATGCTTTTGATTTAGAAAAAGGAAATATCTCAAAGTCCTTCTCTGATGTGAAAGTTGGAACTAAAACAGGTGATTCTATCATTGTCATGGCTTCTAATGGAATTACAACTGGTAAAGCTAATGGAACATTTGGAGTAAACGACTATGTTACAAAAACTCATTTAAATGTTTTCATCAATCATGCTTCAAAATTTGTAAAATAA
- a CDS encoding O-antigen ligase has protein sequence MQRLKETLLSRDFLSIFLLVLFTFVALALPSKVAIIVTSIVFIVFTFMKPFEGLLYLVVYVSVRPFLVEINPGLKYIGDLITLVLLIKLLISSKFDLKGLLKFKLFEWAFFAFLIFGSIIGYMNGVSIGAVLFQVRTFLIMYLIYYFLSRTQLPDKWMVKLAWTAVGLGWLLSLHGIIEKVSIRRWLLPYYWEHTVLSAENMSRIYGLPGNPNSLALILMFSIIAVLFLKNLFKNGEYKTLLNVSLVLFMGIFILTFSRGTVISAVALGIVYIVLSKNWRLIKQLVISGIAAFAFVYFPVIGAVNLVQALGVEAPDGIAGGIGDRFNQTLDEKNIERMASNGRIFYIKKGFEILSDYPVTGAGFGTFGGAATISYGSPIYEEYGIDLSIYFENKIYSDNQYIQIIAETGAIGVLLFAVFLIAMLILFWKKRDTKFGIFMIGLWLSTCCSGAYYNIWELKVYTLFFFIILGLFAIQNKYYKQYSIK, from the coding sequence ATGCAGCGTTTAAAGGAAACTTTACTTTCAAGGGATTTCCTATCCATATTTCTACTTGTACTTTTCACCTTTGTCGCACTTGCCCTTCCAAGTAAAGTGGCCATCATTGTGACGAGTATTGTATTTATCGTATTTACTTTCATGAAACCCTTTGAAGGTCTATTATATTTAGTGGTCTACGTATCAGTTCGACCATTCTTGGTAGAAATAAATCCAGGATTAAAATACATTGGAGATTTAATTACATTAGTCTTACTAATTAAACTTCTAATTTCGAGCAAATTCGACCTTAAAGGATTATTAAAGTTCAAATTATTTGAATGGGCATTCTTTGCATTTTTAATATTCGGCTCAATTATCGGTTATATGAATGGAGTTAGTATCGGGGCAGTCTTGTTCCAAGTTCGTACATTCCTTATCATGTACTTAATTTACTACTTCCTATCTCGTACACAGCTTCCGGATAAATGGATGGTCAAATTAGCTTGGACTGCTGTTGGATTAGGTTGGTTATTATCTTTACATGGTATTATCGAAAAGGTTTCCATTCGAAGATGGCTACTACCTTATTACTGGGAGCACACAGTCCTATCCGCTGAGAATATGTCCCGTATTTATGGATTACCGGGTAATCCGAATTCATTAGCCTTAATCTTAATGTTCAGCATTATCGCCGTGTTGTTCCTAAAGAATTTATTCAAAAATGGCGAATATAAAACCTTACTAAACGTAAGCTTAGTTCTATTTATGGGTATCTTTATTTTAACTTTCTCTCGCGGGACAGTGATTTCCGCAGTAGCATTAGGAATTGTCTACATTGTACTATCTAAAAATTGGCGATTAATCAAGCAATTGGTTATTAGTGGTATCGCAGCATTTGCCTTTGTATATTTCCCGGTAATTGGTGCGGTAAACCTAGTTCAAGCGTTAGGTGTTGAAGCGCCGGATGGAATTGCTGGAGGCATTGGTGACCGCTTCAATCAAACCTTAGATGAAAAAAATATAGAGCGAATGGCTTCAAATGGCCGTATCTTCTACATTAAAAAAGGATTTGAGATACTTAGCGATTACCCAGTCACAGGTGCAGGGTTTGGTACATTTGGTGGTGCGGCAACAATTTCTTATGGCTCACCAATCTATGAAGAGTATGGAATTGACCTATCGATTTACTTTGAAAACAAAATCTATTCAGATAATCAATACATTCAAATCATTGCCGAAACAGGCGCAATAGGTGTACTTTTATTCGCAGTCTTCTTAATAGCTATGCTGATCCTGTTCTGGAAGAAACGCGATACAAAATTCGGAATCTTTATGATAGGTCTTTGGTTATCAACATGCTGTTCTGGAGCATATTATAATATTTGGGAATTAAAAGTTTATACACTGTTCTTCTTTATCATTCTTGGATTATTTGCCATCCAAAACAAATACTATAAACAATATTCAATTAAGTAG
- a CDS encoding S-layer homology domain-containing protein has protein sequence MKKLIAVIFSLSLVFTFAQNSSANDIDEHWAEPYLTYLIQNNVVNAENGNYYPDRQITRAEFASFIARSLKLTETSTKKFTDVPPSYQYADDISKAAQAGIISGYTDGTFKPTAKISRQHMAVMLNSALNHMGMPSKSATLKYADTSKILKNYVDAVNTTTAYGLFSGSPAANGSYYFNPSNNASRAHASVVVTQLVTQIATIKPESGLQIPEINTDKYELKKVVNGQAETIKTAGTYEEVLSSFSLSSGHIISLNGKNVKISYGLATTNQLTNIYSSNKVTAITYVESGAELLYKNVDSNLQWVEVQVAGKTGYVRLSDVTLTPYGLLAGRNSYKVEGGLLKHNLYNHVTKRAASYTAGNAPSFLKEGQTYYSFDGATFIDKNSQTVGTAYNYYQYLPVHAKTNYTAAEIDSYILAKLTEYENKANQNLSGYSIYKDATKKSKLIGIGSLLKKMEETYNVNAMMVLSLAINESAYGMSDRAQLENNLFGLYVYDTNPLLKKFESVELNVKELITKFWKANYIPPNAKYASGAVLGNKNIGFNVRYASDPYWGAKAAGHYYQMDKAMGLKDANANYKIGLTNTSGLNVRTGAGTSNPKIFTYSSANLPVLVVGEQSGWYNIVSDLTGLPNGYVSGEYVDILPTYK, from the coding sequence ATGAAAAAGTTGATAGCTGTTATTTTTTCATTGTCATTGGTCTTTACATTCGCTCAAAATTCGAGCGCAAATGACATTGATGAACACTGGGCAGAACCATATTTAACATATTTAATCCAAAATAATGTAGTCAATGCGGAAAATGGTAACTACTATCCGGATAGACAGATTACGAGAGCAGAATTTGCTAGTTTTATAGCAAGATCTTTAAAACTAACTGAAACCTCAACAAAGAAATTTACCGATGTTCCTCCGTCTTATCAATATGCAGACGATATTTCAAAAGCAGCCCAAGCTGGAATTATTAGTGGGTATACAGATGGCACATTTAAGCCAACTGCAAAAATCTCACGTCAGCATATGGCGGTAATGTTAAATTCCGCTTTAAATCACATGGGAATGCCAAGTAAATCAGCTACATTGAAATATGCTGATACCAGCAAAATCTTAAAAAATTATGTAGATGCAGTAAATACAACAACAGCTTATGGACTATTTTCAGGTTCTCCAGCTGCCAATGGATCATACTATTTCAATCCAAGTAATAATGCGTCAAGAGCACATGCTTCAGTGGTTGTCACTCAACTTGTTACACAAATTGCAACAATTAAACCTGAATCTGGATTGCAAATACCGGAGATCAACACAGACAAGTATGAACTTAAAAAAGTAGTAAATGGACAAGCCGAGACAATTAAAACGGCAGGTACATATGAAGAGGTATTATCAAGCTTTAGTCTATCAAGTGGACATATAATTTCTCTAAATGGTAAGAACGTTAAGATTTCTTACGGTCTGGCAACTACAAATCAGTTAACAAATATTTATAGCAGTAATAAGGTGACAGCGATTACTTATGTAGAATCTGGTGCTGAACTACTCTATAAAAATGTTGATAGTAACCTACAATGGGTTGAGGTTCAAGTAGCTGGTAAAACAGGATATGTTCGATTATCCGATGTCACTTTAACACCATATGGATTGTTAGCTGGTCGTAACTCTTACAAGGTAGAGGGTGGATTACTTAAGCACAATCTCTATAATCATGTGACGAAAAGAGCTGCTTCCTATACTGCTGGAAATGCACCTAGCTTCCTAAAAGAAGGGCAAACGTATTATAGCTTTGATGGTGCTACATTCATTGACAAAAATAGTCAAACTGTTGGAACAGCGTACAACTATTATCAATACCTTCCTGTTCACGCAAAAACAAACTATACAGCTGCTGAAATTGATAGCTATATTCTAGCTAAGCTAACAGAATATGAAAATAAAGCAAATCAAAATCTTTCAGGCTACAGTATCTATAAAGATGCTACGAAAAAAAGTAAGTTAATAGGTATCGGTTCCCTCTTGAAAAAAATGGAAGAAACATATAATGTTAATGCTATGATGGTTCTTTCATTAGCTATCAATGAGAGTGCTTATGGTATGAGTGATCGTGCTCAATTAGAGAATAACCTATTTGGTTTATATGTTTACGATACGAATCCATTATTGAAGAAATTTGAGTCCGTAGAGTTGAACGTTAAAGAGTTAATCACAAAGTTCTGGAAAGCGAATTATATCCCACCAAACGCAAAATACGCGAGTGGAGCAGTACTGGGTAATAAAAACATTGGCTTTAACGTGAGATATGCTTCTGACCCATATTGGGGAGCAAAAGCAGCTGGACATTACTATCAAATGGACAAAGCAATGGGATTAAAAGATGCTAATGCGAATTATAAAATTGGTCTTACAAATACTTCTGGTTTAAATGTAAGAACTGGCGCTGGTACGTCTAATCCAAAAATATTCACATATTCGTCGGCAAACCTGCCAGTCTTGGTTGTAGGTGAACAGAGCGGTTGGTACAACATTGTCTCTGACTTAACAGGACTGCCAAATGGTTATGTCTCTGGAGAATATGTAGACATACTACCTACCTATAAGTAA